One Bos javanicus breed banteng chromosome 10, ARS-OSU_banteng_1.0, whole genome shotgun sequence genomic window, AGGCTGCATCACTCAAATCTTCTTCATCCATATCATTGGTGGTGTGGAGATGGTGCTGCTTATCGCCATGGCCTTTGACAGATATATTGCCATATGTAAGCCTCTCCACTATTTCACTATTATGAGTCGAAAAAAGTGTATTTTGCTCATGGTTGCTGCATGGATAATTGGCTTGATTCACTCTATTGTTCAActggtttttgttgcaaaatTGCCGTTCTGTGGTCCTAATACAATAGACAGCTTTTACTGTGATTTTCCTCGATTTATCAAACTTGCCTGCACAGATACCTACAGGCTGGAGTTCATGGTCACAGCCAACAGTGGATTCATATCCCTGGGATCATTCTTCATATTGATTGTCTCCTACATTTTTATCATCATCACTGTTCGGAAACACTCTTCAGGTAGCTCATCTAAGGCCCTCTCCACTTTGTCAACTCATGTCATGGTGGTGATTTTGTTCTTCGGTCCTTGCATCTTTGTTTACATCTGGCCTCACCCCACATCACACCTAGACAAATTCCTTGCTGTTTTTGATGCAGTTCTCACTCCTTTTTTCAATTCAATCATTTATacattcagaaacaaagaaatgaaaatggcaaTGAGGAAACTATGCAGTcactttattatttatagaaGAATTTCTTAAATGCCAAAAGTATTATGAAGTATCTTTACTGACTTgaagtaaaatttaatttctatcattttaaTATCAGATGTTTCCAagttttttatttacatttaagtgTCTCAGATTAAAATggcattattcttttaaaaatgttaactgaGAAATTGTGTTGCTGCCTCTGGTTGGAGGAAGCATGTGGTATGGTagtgtctcctggagaaggccaAATGCTTGTCTCTGAGGAGACATTACCTTGATGAATTTACCATGGTTTAGACTTCAAAATTGAGTCTCTTCAGTATCAGAGTGGTTACATAAGGGAATGCTGATTGACACTAAGTAAATCGATAATAGATGAAACTGTATACCTCTAAAGGCCCATTTATTAgtttgccacacacacacacacacacacacacaaatcagtcAAGTGGCCTGAATTTCCACTTAGGTGTAACTCATTTTTACACTGTAGGAAAATTTTGGGGAAGTCGAATGATGATAGGAACATTAATAAACAGGCAATCAGAGTAAGAACTGTTGACTGATTATTTTGATACTTAATGCCTATATCTCCATGCTACAATATGCCTATCATcacatttggaaaaatataatCCTTACACCAGGCTTTTTTTCTGGATGCTGGCTAGTCATCACAAGACTTATTTTTGACTCTTGTTCATACACTGTTTCAGGCTGTGTAGCCTCTATATATTTACAGATGCAGTATTCTTTCCACATGTAATTAGCCaggctcttcctttcctttctgttggCATGAGTATTCTGTTGCATTTGAATGACTTGAGTCATTCTTTGCAAGCTAAATTTTAGTTTGGGAAGTGTTTTATATAtgactatattttcttctatagaAATGAAGGATTTCCATCAAcagatttataattttctattcaTACACATTTTCACAAAGaacaaaaactaatttaaaaaaaaaaaagtattggaaATAACTCTGATTTTTATACATTCTTATACTTTCTCAATACATCTTTACCAATTTATCAGTACTTCTTTGATCTTACATGTGGTCCTGATTTGTATGTATttgctcactcagttgtatccgaccctttccaacccatgaacaccaggctcctctgtccatggaattttccaggcaaaaatacgatagtgggttaccatttcctactccagggtatctttctatcccagagattgaagccacatctcttacatctcctgcactggcaggcagattctgtaccactgtgccacctgggaagcccaatccttATTTAATTCATAACTTATTCTAGTTGATAAtttgtttgccttttctttttatatccatTGCCTTtatatcatttattcattttttagtcCATTTTTAGACCCTTGGGAAACCAATACCTATTATCAGTTTACTAGCCAGCACTAATTTAAGTCTCCCTATAATATTTTGAATTGGTACTTTAGAAATGGAAGTTTTACTAAGTTTTATCTTCCATTGATTAAATAATGTTCAGTAGATCCAGCAAGGACTCCCATATTCCTCACTGTTTATGTGTGTTGTATACAAAAATGCCTGCTTCTGCCAATCCTGTCTCTTTAGGCCTTGTGTCAGGTGTGTATCTATGACAAGATAGATTCCCCACCTACATAATGAATAGTTTCTGTATCATCTAAAGTAAAACTTTgttaatatcattattttttatacaccatttttgtgtttcctgtctagaaaatagcctttagtatttgttggagagctggtttggtggtgcagaattctctcagcttttgcttgtctgaaaagcttttgatttctccttcatacttgaatgagatccttgctgggtacaataatctgggctgtaggttattttctttcatcattttaagtatgtcttgccattccctcctggcttgaagagtttctattgaaagatcagctgttatccttatgggaattcccttgtgtgttatttgttggttttcccttgctgcttttaatatttgttctttgtatttgagctttgttaatttgattaatatgtgtcttggggtgtttcgccttgggtttatcctgtttgggactctctgggtttcttggacttgggtgattatttccttccccattttagggaagttttcaactattatctcctcaagtattttctcatggtctttctttttgtcttcttcttctgggacccctatgattcgaatgttgtagcatttgatattgtcctggaggtctctgagattgtcctcatttcttttaattcgtttttcttttatcctctctgattcatttatttctgccattctatcttctaattcactaatcctatcttctgcctctgttattctactatttgttgcttccagagtgtttttaatttcatttattgtattattcattatatattgactcttttttatttcttctaggtccttgttaaacctttcttgcatcttctcaatccttgtctccaggctatttatctgtgactccattttgatttcaagattttggatcaatttcactatcattattaggaattctttatcaggtagattccctatctcttcctcttttgtttggtttggtgggcatttatcctgttcctttatctgctgcgtattcctctgtctcttcatcttgtttaaattgctaagtttggggtgtcctttctgtattctggcagtttgtggatttctctttattgtggcgtttccttgctgtgtgtgggtttgtacaggtggcttgtcaaggtttcctggttagggaggcttaaagatctcaacgtaagaccagaaactataaaactcctagaggagaacataggcaaaacactttctgacatagatcacagcaggattctctatgacccacctcccagaatattggaaataaaagcaaaaataaacaaatgggacctaattaaccttaaaagcttctgcacatcaaaggaaactattagcaaggtgaaaaggcagccttcagaatgggagaaaataatagcaaatgaagcaactgacaaacaactaatctcaaaaatatacaagcaacacctacagctcaactccagaaaaataaatgacccaatcaaaaaatgggccaaagaactaaatagacatttctccaaagaagacatacagatggctaacaaacacatgaaaagatgctcaacatcactcattatcagagaaatgcaaatcaaaaccactatgaggtaccatttcacaccagtcagaatggctgcgatccaaaagtctaccagcagtaaatgctggagagggcatggagaaaagggaaccctcttacactgttggtgggaatgcaaactagtacagccactatggagaacagtgtggagattcctttaaaaactggaaatagaactgccttatgatccagcaatcccactgctgggcatacacactgaggaaaccagaagggaaagagacacatgtaccccaatgttcatcgcagcactgtttataatagccaggacatggaagcaacctagatgtccatcagcagatgaatggataagaaagctgtggtacatatacacaatggagaaattactcagccattaaaaagaatacatttgaatcagttctaatgaggtggatgagactggaacttattatacagagtgaagtaagccagaaagaaaaacaccaatacagtatactaacgcatatatatggaatttagaaagatggtaacaataaccctgtatacgagacagcaaaagagacactgatgtatagaacagtcttgtggactctgttggagagggagagggtgggaagatttgggagaatggcattgaaacatgtataatatcatgtatgaaacgagttgccagtgcaggttcgatgcacgatactggatgcttggggctagtgcactgggacgacccagagggatggtatggggagggaggagggaggagagttcaggatggggaacacaggtatacctgtggcggattcattttgatatttggcaaaacttaatacaattatgtaaagtttaaaaatcaaataaaatttaaaaaatatatatatcattattttGTATTCTAAAGAAAGtatgtcttttcagttcagttcagttcagtcactcagtcatatccgactctttgcgaccccatgaattgcagcatgccaggcctccttgtccatcaccaactcccggagttcactcaaactcatgtccatcgagtcagtgatgccatccagccatctcatcctctgtcgtccccttctcctcttgcccccaatccctcccagcatcagaatcttttccaatgagtcaactcttcgcatcaggtggccaaagtattggagtttcagcttcagcatcagtccttccaaagaacatccaggactgatctccttcagaatggactggttggatctccttgcagtccaagggactctcaagagtcttctccaacaccacagttcaaaaacatcaattcttcggtgttcagccttcttcacagtccaactctcacattcatacatgaccacaggaaagaccatagccttgactagatgaacctttgttggcaaagtaatgtctctacttttgaatatgctatctaggttggtcataactttccttccaaggagtaagcctgtttttatttcatggctgcagtcaccatctgcagtgattttggagcccagaaaaataaagtctgacactgtttccactgtttccccatctatttcccatgaagtgatgggaccagatgccatgatcttcgttttctgaatgttgagctttaagccaactttttcactctcctctttcactttcatgtctttTAGTGGATGTCTACTCTGCTGTTTTCCCAGATCAGTAACCTCCTTCTTTTGGTAAATGTATCTTTCTCTTGGAGTAACCATGTGATATGATTAGAAGATGACATGTAGATCCCACCTCTCTGACCACTACTGTCTGGTCAAAGGTTGAGCTTTCTGACCTAAGTCATAATGACATATCTCCAGTTCACAGTTGAATGGTGCAAGTATGGGTCTCTGACCATGATGGGCCAAATCTGAGATTTTCCTTGAGATGTTAGACGAGAATAGAGAGAAAGCAAGGCCCAGTACATTTTGGAGTATGTTGTGCATAAACTGCTGTCAATCATATTTCCTGCTGTCAGAAATTGAATCTGGGATACTTTTTTAAAGATACCTGAGAGAAGAAGATGTGAGATTTAAAGACAGGAGTTTACAAGTATTCAATTCTTGGTTTCATGTGCCTAAGGAAGGCATTTAGCTTCATTCTCAGCCTGCATTCATCTTGGTCACTAGCTGAGCCAATGAATGCCCAATATATCTGTCCCCTCCCCtatatttgtttaatttgtgGTCTATCATCTAAAAAGGATATTgacagggacgtccctggtggtccagtggttaagaatccaccttccaatgcagggattgatCTCTGGTCTGATAAGATCgcacatgccacagagtaactaagcTTGTGAGCCACACCTGCTGAAGCCCACAtcctctagagcccatgttcctcAACAagtgaagccactgcaatgagaagcctgtgcaccacaattagagagtagttCCCActcactgcaagtagagaaaccCTATGCATTGCAATGAAGACCCCACAGagtcaaaaatgtttttattttttaaaaagggatattGACAATTACAGCTCTGATTCTaagaaccctgaatattcagttaaTTCTGATGTGAAATCcttcattgttttatttctttaagaaaatattgtttttcttcttataaaaaagaaaatacgtTTATCATGTAAGATTTATTTGGAAATtagagattaaaaattaaaaatcaccatATGGAGATAATTAATAGTAATATCTTGGTATATCTCTTTCTaatgttcttttccagtgagtctgctcttcatatcaagtggcaaaaatattagagctttggcctaagcatcagtccttccaatgaatactcagggttgatttcctttagggttgactggtttgatctccttgctgtccaagggactcaagagtcttctccagcaccacaattcaaaaacaccaattcttgggcattcagccttctttatggtccaactcttatatctatacatgactactggcaaaaccacagatctgactatatggacctttgtcatcaaagtgatgtctctgctttttgatatgctgtctaggtttgtcatagtttttcttccaagtagcatacatcttttaatttcatggcagcagtcaccatccacagagattttgtagcccaggaaaataaattctgtcactgtttccacttttacccttctatttgccatgaagtgatgggaccagataccatgatcttcattttttgaatgttgagttttaaaccagctttttcactctcttatttaTTGTAGTATTCTTCCTGCTTCCTCATAGgtggaatattattttttttattaatttatcagTCCCACATATATGTTAAAGATATTAACTATTATATTTATGTTCAAAATGTCCCTCTCaaattcttgtttcctttttaattttacttatcatATTCTACAACATTAAAGTACTTTTTGTAGACCAACTCCACAGAGCTATTGAATTGCACCTTAATAGTTTTACTCTCTAGTTCTTTTCCTTTCCAGCTGGTACCTAATCAATgttcataaatatgtatttttattgaaatatagttaatagaGTTACATATAGTTAATTTAATGTGTTAGtgtcaagtatacagcaaagtgattcagttttatatatatatatatatataatttttacaagatattaagtatagttccctgtgctatatagtaagtttttgttatctattttgtatatagtatgtctttgttaatcccaaactcctaatttatctctcctccccaccccctgctacCTGCTTTCGTaactctaagtttgttttctatgtctgtgagtctgtttctgtcttgtaaataagttcatttgtatcattattttagattccacatataagtgatatcatatgatatttctctttctgtgatttatttcacttaatgtaatttctaggttcatccatgttgctgcaaatggcattatttcacccTTTTTTGtgaatgagtaatattccattgtatatgtataccacatcttctttatccattcatctattgatggacatttaggttgcttccatgtcctagctactgttaatattgctgcagtgaacattgggcgtacatgtgtcttttttgaattatggttttctcagggtatatgcccaatagtgggattgctaggtcatatagtagttctatttttagttttataaggacCCTCcatctcagacggtaaagcatctgtctgcaattcaggaggcccatgttcgatccctgagttgggaagatcccctggagaaggaaatggcagcccaatccagtattcttgcctggaaaatcccatggacctggagcctggtaggctactgtccatggggtcgcaaagagttggacacgactgagcgacttcacttatactgttctccatagtggttgtatcaattcatattcccaccaacagtgcatgaaggttcccttttctctacaccctcaccagcacttactgtttgtagatttttttaataatggccattctaactggtctgaggtgatatctcattatggttttgacaTGCATTTCTCCAATTATGAgagatgtcaagcatcttttcttgtttgttgactttctgtatgtcttctttggagaaatgtctgtttaggccttctgcctatttttgatcagatgggtgtgtgtgttttttttttttttttttttgagctgcttgtatattttggagattaatcctttgtcagttgcttcatttgcaaatattttctaccattataaaagttgtctttttgttttacttagggtttcctttgctgtgtaaaagctcttaagttttaattaggtctcatttgtttgcttttgtttttattttcatcattctaaGATGTAGGTCAAAAGGATattttgtgatttatgtcagagtgttaaTTAATACAGACCCACCCATCAGTAGACAGGCTGCTTAAAGTCTTACGAATTAATGATTTTaaagtcaaaaacaaaataagaagaaaaatgaatgtaaaagaGTAAAACAACTTCCTAAAGGATGTCTGACACCTATCAGTAGTTTAAGAAAaggaattcattaaaaaattctaCCCAAAATTGCTAACCTACATTTTTTAAGAATCTTTAAAATAAGTAGCCATTAGAATGATTCTATCATAATCATTACTTTGTATATCAATAGCTTAGTTTATTTATATAGATTAGAAAGATTTTTATCTCTGGCCTATATTATCTTTGGGTCTCAAAAGCTTGAAATTGCCATGGCTGTTTAGTTATGAAAACCAAGATCCACTAATAAAAACAGATCAAGGAATGCTGTAATATTCATATATGAAATTCTTGAAGCTCATTTAAAATAACTGTGAAATCTTGGTAACAATAAGAAAAGTTATGGTGAATACCCTTTAAAGTattgattaaaggaaaaaatcaacATAGAATAATACTATTTTATAGTATGTTTCTAATAAGTGACATAAATAAAAGCCATGTGTGAGTGATAACATTATCATCTAGTTATAAAATACCCAGGACCCTGTTGAAGAAATTTCTTTTTGAGCTGCAGAAAAAGAACTTTGAAACAGCAAATAATCATGTGAAATTGATACCAATGAAAAGAGTAATGATCTTACAGTGTCAGTTCTGCTATCACTGGGGTCAGCGATAGAAAGCCAGTGAATACTCTGTTAGTTAGAATACAAACTAAAAAGTTGgcctggattttttttccaattttttaatcTAAAGTGAGAAGAAAGGAATTAACTGTGTCAGGTGATGGATGTATTAATTATCTTGATATTGGCAATCACTccacaatgtatatgtatatcaaatcatcacattgtacactttaaacataTACAATTATATTTGTCAATTTTCCCCCAGTAAATTGGGGCAGGGATGGAGAGCTGAGATCTGATTGTTATCCTAGATTTCTCACTTCACATATCTCTGCCTGAGCATTACCATTGATAAAATAAAGGGGTTAGAACACATGATCTTTCAAAGTTCAGTTATAATATTCAAAAAGCCTATTATAAAGTCAACAGTTATCTAGGTTATCTATTGGAAAAAACAGTTATCTATAGGAAAAACAGTTATCTATCGGAAAAAAACCAATCACATATTATGGCAGTTTGGTAGGCAGTTTGAGAAATGAACATTAACCAattccaaacagggaaagaatAACAGCAAAAAGGAATAATATTCTAATTTCCAACACTGAATTATTGAACACCTTCTCTGTTTGGCACCTTTTGAGAGATAAGACAATTGGATATGGTGGATTAAGATGATAATCAGCTTTCATTTGAAGTATTTAACATAGTAATTATACAAAGAATGAGCTAAGAATTTCttaattattaaaaagacaaCATGAAATACTCACCACCCAGAGTTATCatgaatagtaaataaaataattcatataaaaCATCCAGCAAAAGCTGGAAACATAGAAAACTACAATGTAAGCTCTCTTTATCCTTATTAAGTGTATGGCAACATGAATATCCCTAAATGTAACCTAGTACATAAAATTAATAGAGGcctgaaatgacatttttttctgttgtcaTTAAGGGTAGAGTTAAATATCTTTTATCTTTAGAGTATTTAGGACATTTTGCTGTAACTCACAAGCTGATGGCAGagtttcttcattgctgctttCATCTCCTTGTTCCTGAATGTGTAGAtgactggattcagaaaaggagtGAGAACTGCATCAAAGATAGCAAGGAACTTGTCCAAGTGCGATGAAGGGAAGGGCCAGGTGTAGAAGAAGATTAATGGCCCAAAGAATAAGACCACCACAGTGACGTGAGCTGACAAGGTGGAGAGGGCCTTGGATACACTACCTGAGGAGTGTTTCCAAACAGTGACCAGAATGAAGATGTAGGAAATAATCAATATGAAGAAGGACCCCATGGAGATGAGTCCACTGTTGGCAGTGACCATGAACTCTAGTCTATAGGTCTCTGTGCAAGCAAGTTTAATGAGTTGGGGGAGATCACAATAAAAGCTGTCCAATACATTAGGACCACAGAAGGGCAAGTCTACAACAAAAGCCAATTGGGCCACTGAGTGAATGAGGCCAAGGACCCAGGCAGCAGCCAAAATCAAAACGCACATTCGTGGGTTCATGATGGTCAGATAGTGGAGAGGCTTGCATATGGCTACATATCTGTCAAAGGCCATGGCAATGAGCAGCACCATTTCTGTGCCCCCAATGGCATGAATAAAGAAGATCTGAGTTAGACAACCCCCAAAAGAGATGGCTTTGTGTTTTCTGAAAAGGTCATAAATCATTTTGGGAGCAGCAATAGAGCAAACCCCCACATCAAGAAAGGAGAGGTTGGCTAGCAGGAAATACATGGGAGAGTGCAAGCTAGCGTCAGCACTCACAGAGAACACAATGAGGAGGTTTCCCATCAGGCTTGCCATGtagaacacagagaaaaaaaggaaaagaagaagctgGATCTCCCAGGAACTGGAGAGCCCCAGGAACACAAACTCAGACACCATGGAGTGGTTGGCTGCACCCATTTCCTCTGCAAACAGAGGTGACTCAATTTTAcctaaaaaaagagaataaaaatgaaatcaacctTGTGAAGAGTTACTGACCACATAAAAATACTGCCATAATTCACACAGCCAAAACACATATAATATAACCttacaactgaactgaaatgaactgaatactgtaaagcaattatccttcaattaaaaatagtttttttaaaaaatgcagtttcAGAAGATATGCAGTAACTATTTGCCAAAAAGCACTGCTTCTGACTCCCCAGTCTCTCTAGAATTCTCTAAGTtttgataaaagaaataaatattctgcTGAATCAAAAGGGTTGTGCAAAGCAGATAGGAGTGCCCTGGAATACCATGAGGGAGGAAAGTGgaaatagaaatgaacttattgatttttctcattgtttGTTACTCCCATGCATGGATTTCCCCAAACTTCAGACAATTCTGatgaccttcattttctttaccctctgactacctctgaaagtgctgcactcaatatgccagcaaatttggaaaactcagcagtggctacaggactgaaggtcagttttcattccaatctcaaagaaaggcaatgccaaagaatgctcaaactaccacacaattgcactcatctcacacactagtaaagtaatgctcaaaattctccaaggcagacttcagcaatatgtgaaccgtgaacttccagatgttcaagctggttttagaaaaggcagaggaaccagagataaaattgccaacattccctggatcatggaaaaaggaagagagttccagaaaagcatctatttctgctttattgactatgccaaagcctttgcctgtgtggatcacaataactgtggaaaattctgaaagagatgagaataccagaccacctgatctgcctcttgagaaatcagtatgcaggtcagaaagcaacagttagaactggacatggaacaacagactggttccaaatacgaaaaggagtacgtcgaggctgtatattgtcaccttgcttatttaacttatatgcagagtacatcatgagaaacgctggactgaaagaagcataagctggaatcaagattgctgggagaaatatcaataacctcagatatgcagatgacaccacccttatggcagaaagtgaagaggaactcaaaagcctcttgatgaaagtgaaagtggagagtggaaaagttggcttaaagctcaacattcagaaaacaaagatcatggcatctgatcccatcacttcatgggaaatagatggggaaacagtggaaacagtggcagactttatttttctgggctccaaagtcactgcagatggtgactgcagccatgaaattgaaagatgcttactccttggaaggaaagttatgaccaacctagatagcatattgaaaagcagagacatcactttgccaacaaaggtccatctagtcaaggctatggtttttcctgtggtcatgtatggatgtgagagttggactgtgaagaaggctgagtgctgaagaattgatgcttttgaactgtggtgttggagaatactcttgagagtcccttggactgcaaggagatccaaccagtcccttctgaaggagatcggccctgggatttctttggaaggaatgatgctaaagctgaaactccagtactttggccacctgatgcgaagatttgactcattggaaaagactctgatcctgggagggattgggggcaggaggagaaggggacgacagaggatgagatagctggatgtcatcaccgacttgatggacgtgaatttgagagaactctgggagttggtgatggacaggaaggcctggcgtgctgcaattcatggggtcgcaaagagtcagacacgactgagcaactgaactgaactgactgacctccGATATGAAATGCTATCAGTTTCATTGATACTCTCTTATGTTTAAAGCTAAACATATTGTGGTTTTATCAAATCATAGTCATCTTTTCCCCATAAAGAGAGAAGATAATGTAGAAACCTTAAAAATGTATCCAACTTCTATAGCTCAGCTCAAGGAAAGCTTGAGCTGTGAGAGCATATGACAGAGTTAGGACAAGCCAGAAAAGAAATCTGTGCTgcagactctaaacatggatGAGCCAATGCAATGT contains:
- the LOC133255411 gene encoding olfactory receptor 4F3/4F16/4F29-like yields the protein MNHSVVSKFVFLGLTNSWEIQLLLFVFSSVFYMASMLGNSLILLTVTMNPHLHSPMYFLLANLSFIDLGVSSVISPKMIYDLFRKHKVISFGGCITQIFFIHIIGGVEMVLLIAMAFDRYIAICKPLHYFTIMSRKKCILLMVAAWIIGLIHSIVQLVFVAKLPFCGPNTIDSFYCDFPRFIKLACTDTYRLEFMVTANSGFISLGSFFILIVSYIFIIITVRKHSSGSSSKALSTLSTHVMVVILFFGPCIFVYIWPHPTSHLDKFLAVFDAVLTPFFNSIIYTFRNKEMKMAMRKLCSHFIIYRRIS
- the LOC133255412 gene encoding olfactory receptor 4F15-like, with the translated sequence MGAANHSMVSEFVFLGLSSSWEIQLLLFLFFSVFYMASLMGNLLIVFSVSADASLHSPMYFLLANLSFLDVGVCSIAAPKMIYDLFRKHKAISFGGCLTQIFFIHAIGGTEMVLLIAMAFDRYVAICKPLHYLTIMNPRMCVLILAAAWVLGLIHSVAQLAFVVDLPFCGPNVLDSFYCDLPQLIKLACTETYRLEFMVTANSGLISMGSFFILIISYIFILVTVWKHSSGSVSKALSTLSAHVTVVVLFFGPLIFFYTWPFPSSHLDKFLAIFDAVLTPFLNPVIYTFRNKEMKAAMKKLCHQLVSYSKMS